One Oryza brachyantha chromosome 3, ObraRS2, whole genome shotgun sequence DNA segment encodes these proteins:
- the LOC102712712 gene encoding protein LAZ1 homolog 2 isoform X2 → MAFGLDGSSSSSLHTTVVLVGAAFVLPALLVSLWLILQHLRSYSNPAEQKWIIAVLFMVPVYASESIISLWHSEFSLACDILRNCYEAFALYAFGRYLVACLGGEWQVFSLLETKKREELSEQLLESQDKAQVHNRSRARNFFCDPNALGENLYTIIKFGLVQYMILKSLCAFLSFILELFGAYGDGEFKWYYGYPYIAVVINFSQTWALYCLVKFYNATHEKLQEIRPLAKFISFKAIVFATWWQGVGIAIICHIGILPKEGKVQNAIQDFLICIEMAIAAVAHAFVFSVEPYHHTPLPEHEEITCEESKLEVKVDSTNDNNGTPTTIEEKETHVEAPGTSIKESVQDVVIGGGHHVVKDVALTISQAIGPVEKGVGKIQDTFHHISLKPKGKKEPEVKVEEHITENTVDDEPVTVDAEVEVEKTAQDNSREGESLVVNAEAPIERTENESRK, encoded by the exons ATGGCATTTGGATTGGatgggtcgtcgtcgtccagcttGCACACCACTGTGGTGCTCGTCGGGGCGGCGTTCGTGCTCCCCGCCCTCCTCGTCTCGCTCTGGCTCATCCTGCAGCACCTCAGATCGTACAGCAACCCAGCG GAGCAGAAGTGGATCATCGCTGTCCTGTTTATGGTGCCTGTGTATGCCTCTGAATCT ataattTCGCTGTGGCATTCAGAATTCTCCTTGGCCTGTGATATACTGCGGAATTGCTATGAAGCATTTGCACTGTATGCCTTCGGACGTTACTTGGTTGCTTGCCTGG GTGGAGAATGGCAAGTGTTTAGCTTGCTTGAGACCAAAAAAAGGGAAGAGCTAAGTGAGCAGTTACTCGAGAGTCAAGATAAGGCACAGGTTCATAACCGAAGTAGAGCCCGCAACTTCTTTTGTGATCCTAATGCTCTTGGAGAGAACTTATAcacaattataaaatttggtcttgTGCAATAT ATGATTCTCAAGTCATTGTGCGCTTTTTTGTCATTCATCTTGGAGCTTTTTGGAGCATATGGAGATGGTGAATTCAAGTGGTACTATGG ATACCCCTACATTGCTGTTGTCATAAATTTCAGTCAGACATGGGCACTGTATTGTCTGGTGAAATTTTACAATGCAACACATGAAAAGCTACAGGAAATAAGGCCACTAGCCAAGTTCATAAGCTTCAAGGCCATCGTATTCGCCACTTGGTGGCAAGGAGTGGGTATTGCAATCATCTGCCATATTGGGATCCTCCCAAAGGAAGGCAAAGTTCAGAATGCAATACAGGACTTCCTCATTTGCATTGAG ATGGCTATCGCGGCTGTCGCGCATGCTTTTGTTTTCAGTGTGGAGCCATACCATCACACCCCATTGCCAGAGCATGAGGAGATCACCTGTGAAGAAAGTAAACTAGAGGTGAAGGTAGATTCCACCAATGACAACAATGGCACACCCACCACCATTGAGGAGAAAGAGACCCATGTCGAAGCCCCAGGGACGAGCATCAAAGAGAGCGTGCAGGATGTCGTTATTGGTGGTGGCCACCAT GTTGTCAAGGATGTGGCCCTGACAATCTCACAGGCGATCGGGCCTGTGGAGAAAGGCGTAGGGAAGATTCAGGACACATTCCATCATATCTCACTGAAGCCCAAGGGTAAGAAAGAACCTGAGGTCAAGGTGGAGGAGCACATCACCGAAAACACCGTGGATGATGAACCTGTCACGGTTGATGCAGAGGTTGAAGTTGAGAAAACGGCACAAGATAACAGCAGGGAAGGCGAGTCTTTGGTGGTTAATGCAGAGGCTCCAATTGAAAGAACAGAGAATGAAAGTAGGAAGTAA
- the LOC102712712 gene encoding protein LAZ1 homolog 2 isoform X1, with amino-acid sequence MRIEDWIRSMAFGLDGSSSSSLHTTVVLVGAAFVLPALLVSLWLILQHLRSYSNPAEQKWIIAVLFMVPVYASESIISLWHSEFSLACDILRNCYEAFALYAFGRYLVACLGGEWQVFSLLETKKREELSEQLLESQDKAQVHNRSRARNFFCDPNALGENLYTIIKFGLVQYMILKSLCAFLSFILELFGAYGDGEFKWYYGYPYIAVVINFSQTWALYCLVKFYNATHEKLQEIRPLAKFISFKAIVFATWWQGVGIAIICHIGILPKEGKVQNAIQDFLICIEMAIAAVAHAFVFSVEPYHHTPLPEHEEITCEESKLEVKVDSTNDNNGTPTTIEEKETHVEAPGTSIKESVQDVVIGGGHHVVKDVALTISQAIGPVEKGVGKIQDTFHHISLKPKGKKEPEVKVEEHITENTVDDEPVTVDAEVEVEKTAQDNSREGESLVVNAEAPIERTENESRK; translated from the exons ATGCGAATTG AGGACTGGATTCGATCGATGGCATTTGGATTGGatgggtcgtcgtcgtccagcttGCACACCACTGTGGTGCTCGTCGGGGCGGCGTTCGTGCTCCCCGCCCTCCTCGTCTCGCTCTGGCTCATCCTGCAGCACCTCAGATCGTACAGCAACCCAGCG GAGCAGAAGTGGATCATCGCTGTCCTGTTTATGGTGCCTGTGTATGCCTCTGAATCT ataattTCGCTGTGGCATTCAGAATTCTCCTTGGCCTGTGATATACTGCGGAATTGCTATGAAGCATTTGCACTGTATGCCTTCGGACGTTACTTGGTTGCTTGCCTGG GTGGAGAATGGCAAGTGTTTAGCTTGCTTGAGACCAAAAAAAGGGAAGAGCTAAGTGAGCAGTTACTCGAGAGTCAAGATAAGGCACAGGTTCATAACCGAAGTAGAGCCCGCAACTTCTTTTGTGATCCTAATGCTCTTGGAGAGAACTTATAcacaattataaaatttggtcttgTGCAATAT ATGATTCTCAAGTCATTGTGCGCTTTTTTGTCATTCATCTTGGAGCTTTTTGGAGCATATGGAGATGGTGAATTCAAGTGGTACTATGG ATACCCCTACATTGCTGTTGTCATAAATTTCAGTCAGACATGGGCACTGTATTGTCTGGTGAAATTTTACAATGCAACACATGAAAAGCTACAGGAAATAAGGCCACTAGCCAAGTTCATAAGCTTCAAGGCCATCGTATTCGCCACTTGGTGGCAAGGAGTGGGTATTGCAATCATCTGCCATATTGGGATCCTCCCAAAGGAAGGCAAAGTTCAGAATGCAATACAGGACTTCCTCATTTGCATTGAG ATGGCTATCGCGGCTGTCGCGCATGCTTTTGTTTTCAGTGTGGAGCCATACCATCACACCCCATTGCCAGAGCATGAGGAGATCACCTGTGAAGAAAGTAAACTAGAGGTGAAGGTAGATTCCACCAATGACAACAATGGCACACCCACCACCATTGAGGAGAAAGAGACCCATGTCGAAGCCCCAGGGACGAGCATCAAAGAGAGCGTGCAGGATGTCGTTATTGGTGGTGGCCACCAT GTTGTCAAGGATGTGGCCCTGACAATCTCACAGGCGATCGGGCCTGTGGAGAAAGGCGTAGGGAAGATTCAGGACACATTCCATCATATCTCACTGAAGCCCAAGGGTAAGAAAGAACCTGAGGTCAAGGTGGAGGAGCACATCACCGAAAACACCGTGGATGATGAACCTGTCACGGTTGATGCAGAGGTTGAAGTTGAGAAAACGGCACAAGATAACAGCAGGGAAGGCGAGTCTTTGGTGGTTAATGCAGAGGCTCCAATTGAAAGAACAGAGAATGAAAGTAGGAAGTAA
- the LOC102717967 gene encoding uncharacterized protein LOC102717967, which produces MEEDFARAVEDGLKLSKRLVLPGGGAPSPRPLAPMDRSLDVTSLLPSAPMAYAVVVDPAAVDSPDVPSYQPHVYGRLDPPALIPLHVREVDLAVDCAYAGSPAAEVTVRARWWVQCIARSRDCHCRLVVPMGDQGSILGAEVTVGKRSYKTHVIEVEDQGSVNIAKTESGGLLKSQFFSLTIPQVGGGEDIFATIRWTQKLLYDNGQFSVDIPFRFPQYVNPLPKVFMKKEKIQLTLNSGVSKEVLLKGSSHPLKERSRQGEKLSFFHEAVVENWSNKDFTFSYSVYSGDLSGGMLVQPSTLRDYDDRDMFFIFLLPGNNQKRKIFRRAAVFIIDTSGSMEGKPLQSVKNAMYTALSELVHGDYFNIITFNDELHSFSSCLEQVSDKTIENAKGWMDSNFIAEGGTDIMHPLSEAIALLSSSNDALPQIFLVTDGSVEDERNICLTVKEQLATRGSKSPRVSTFGLGSYCNHYFLRMLASIGRGHYDAAFDTGSIEGRMLQWFQKASNTTVTNISIDATKYIQEFEVDSECIQDISANYPVCVSGRYQGKLPEVLIAKGYLADRSEISIELRVQHIKDIPLDKVLAKQQMDLLTAKAWLYENDQLKRKVAKLSIQNSIPSEYTHTVLLQTILEKIDQAQQGKQKPKKNTSPNEQLATSLNGLSLGFGDVAATRENLSAGFGDTKPPERFEMFEKAVGCCSRLADCCCCMCFINACSKMNDRCAIALAQFCGALSCLACVECCSLCCGGSD; this is translated from the exons ATGGAGGAGGACTTCGCGCGGGCGGTGGAGGACGGCCTCAAGCTGTCCAAGCGCCTCGTCCTCCCGGGGGGCggcgcgccctcgccgcggccCCTCGCTCCGATGGACCGGTCCCTCGACGTCACGTCGCTGCTGCCGTCGGCGCCGATGGCGTACGCCGTCGTGGTCGACCCGGCCGCGGTCGACAGCCCCGACGTGCCCAGCTACCAGCCCCACGTCTACGGCCGCctcgacccgcccgcgctcatCCCGCTCCACGTGCGGGAggtcgacctcgccgtcgactGCGCTTACGCgggctcccccgccgccgaggTCACCGTGCGGGCGCGCTGGTGGGTGCAGTGCATCGCCCGCAGCCGCGACTGCCACTGCCGCCTCGTCGTGCCCATGGGCGATCAG GGTTCAATTCTAGGAGCTGAGGTTACTGTTGGGAAGCGATCATACAAAACTCATGTAATTGAGGTAGAGGATCAAGGTTCAGTGAATATTGCTAAAACTGAGAGTGGGGGTCTTTTAAAGAGCCAATTCTTTTCCTTGACAATACCTCAG gttggaggaggagaagacaTTTTTGCCACAATTAGATGGACACAAAAGTTACTATATGATAATGGACAGTTTTCTGTTGATATTCCTTTTCGATTTCCACAATATGTGAACCCTTTGCCAAAAGTATttatgaaaaaggaaaaaattcaGTTAACTCTGAATAGTGGTGTGAGTAAGGAGGTTTTATTGAAGGGATCAAGTCATCCATTGAAG GAAAGAAGTAGGCAAGGTGAGAAATTGTCTTTCTTCCATGAAGCAGTTGTTGAGAACTGGTCAAACAAAGATTTTACCTTTTCATATAGT GTATACTCAGGTGATTTGTCTGGCGGAATGCTTGTCCAACCTTCAACATTGCGTGATTATGATGATAGAGAcatgtttttcatttttcttttaccagGAAATAACCAAAAAAGAAAG ATCTTCAGAAGGGCAGCTGTTTTTATCATTGATACAAGTGGAAGCATGGAAGGAAAGCCTCTTCAGAGTGTTAAGAATGCCATGTACACTGCTCTTTCTGAGCTTGTGCATGGAGATTACTTCAACATAATAACATTTAATGATGAGCTTCATTCGTTCTCATCATGTTTGGAGCAAGTGAGTGACAAAACAATAGAAAATGCAAAGGGGTGGATGGACTCAAACTTCATTGCTGAGGGTGGCACTGATATCATGCATCCATTGAGTGAG GCAATAGCTTTGCTGTCAAGCTCCAATGATGCTCTTCCACAAATCTTTCTTGTGACTGATGGATCAGTTGAGGATGAAAGGAATATTTGCCTCACTGTGAAAGAACAGCTCGCAACTAGAGGATCTAAGTCTCCTCGGGTTTCTACTTTTGGACTAG GTTCGTATTGCAATCACTATTTCTTGAGGATGTTGGCATCTATTGGCAGGGGGCATTATGATGCTGCATTTGATACAG GGTCAATCGAGGGTCGGATGCTTCAGTGGTTCCAGAAAGCTTCAAACACAACAGTGACAAATATTTCCATTGATGCTACAAAGTATATTCAAGAATTTGAA GTGGATTCTGAATGTATTCAAGATATTTCTGCAAATTACCCAGTATGTGTGTCTGGAAGATACCAAGGCAAGCTTCCAGAGGTTCTTATTGCCAAGGGTTACTTGGCTGACAGGAGTGAAATATCTATTGAATTGAGGGTCCAGCATATAAAGGATATTCCTCTTGACAAA GTGTTAGCAAAGCAGCAGATGGATCTTCTCACAGCAAAAGCATGGCTTTATGAAAACGATCAACTAAAGAGAAAG GTGGCGAAACTGAGCATACAAAACAGCATTCCTTCTGAGTACACACACACTGTCCTACTTCAAACCATCCTGGAGAAAATAGATCAAGCACAACAG GGAAAGCAAAAGCCAAAGAAAAATACCAGCCCAAACGAGCAATTAGCGACATCACTCAACGGATTGTCGCTGGGGTTCGGTGACGTAGCGGCAACAAGGGAGAACCTTTCCGCTGGATTCGGGGACACAAAACCACCCGAGAGGTTCGAGATGTTCGAGAAGGCCGTGGGCTGCTGCAGCCGCCTCGcggactgctgctgctgcatgtgCTTCATCAACGCGTGCAGCAAGATGAACGACCGGTGCGCCATTGCCCTGGCGCAGTTCTGCGGTGCTCTCTCCTGCCTGGCATGCGTCGAGTGCTGCTCTCTCTGCTGCGGTGGCTCTGATTGA